From Terriglobia bacterium, one genomic window encodes:
- the queF gene encoding preQ(1) synthase, translating into MGYTKEHAKSGIDTKLPKIDVWPNQFPRYEITIVNTEYTSVCPKTGLPDFGTITIHYLPNQHCVELKSLRQYFLAYRNLGIFYENAVNKILKDFVAACRPRWARVKGEFTSRGGMHSIVEARFPRH; encoded by the coding sequence ATGGGATACACCAAAGAGCACGCCAAGTCGGGAATTGATACCAAGCTGCCGAAGATCGACGTGTGGCCCAATCAATTTCCCCGTTATGAAATCACCATTGTGAATACCGAATATACCTCCGTGTGCCCCAAGACCGGCCTGCCTGATTTCGGAACGATTACGATCCACTATTTGCCGAACCAGCACTGCGTCGAACTGAAGTCCCTGCGACAGTACTTCCTGGCGTATCGAAATCTCGGAATCTTTTACGAGAACGCCGTCAACAAGATCCTGAAGGATTTTGTTGCCGCGTGCCGGCCGCGATGGGCCCGCGTCAAGGGCGAATTCACCAGTCGTGGCGGCATGCACAGCATTGTTGAAGCCCGCTTCCCCCGTCACTGA
- a CDS encoding VWA domain-containing protein, translating to MTRHVRKIWISILGIFLLCLALGVEYSSGSSASNSGPAASPQNPPPANPPSSDPQGQEKPKPEGERPEGPQQPAGEAPIKGPKKKKKAEEEKPKEKISEKAGDVARITVNVELVRLDIVATDGHGTPIPGLTEKNFRVYEDKVEQKIQNFQPTEAPLTTVLMMEFSRATCPLMYSMCDFGYYTLTSDARQLANMLFQGLRPEDWIAVVAYDIKPEILADFTQEKRNLYDALRRMQVPAWSEANLFDALSDTLGRLDEVDGKKSVVLFTTGLDTFSKLTYDKILKRVQNTDVSIYPVSFGASQRIMNDDRMGPINRLNFLQADNQLTTFARDTGGKAYFPRFEGEWPGILQDIMANLRSQYSIGYAPSNPARDGKFHKVKVDLVAPDGGPLKVVDQHGKTLKVDLRYRPGYYAPKA from the coding sequence ATGACTCGCCATGTGAGAAAAATCTGGATTTCCATTCTGGGGATATTCCTGCTCTGCCTTGCGCTCGGCGTGGAATACTCGTCCGGATCGTCGGCATCCAATTCGGGACCGGCCGCTTCCCCGCAGAATCCTCCTCCCGCCAATCCTCCCTCGTCCGATCCACAGGGCCAGGAAAAACCCAAGCCGGAAGGGGAGCGCCCGGAGGGGCCCCAGCAGCCTGCCGGCGAAGCCCCCATCAAGGGACCCAAAAAGAAGAAGAAGGCCGAGGAGGAGAAGCCGAAGGAGAAGATCAGCGAGAAGGCCGGCGACGTGGCCCGGATCACCGTGAACGTGGAGCTTGTGCGGCTGGACATTGTTGCGACCGACGGGCACGGGACGCCCATCCCCGGGCTGACGGAGAAAAACTTCCGCGTGTACGAAGACAAGGTCGAACAGAAGATTCAGAACTTCCAGCCCACGGAGGCCCCGCTGACAACCGTGCTCATGATGGAATTCAGCCGCGCGACGTGCCCCCTGATGTACAGCATGTGCGACTTCGGCTATTACACCCTCACCTCGGATGCCCGCCAACTGGCGAACATGCTGTTCCAGGGATTGCGCCCGGAAGACTGGATCGCGGTGGTGGCCTACGATATCAAGCCTGAGATTCTGGCGGACTTTACGCAGGAAAAGCGCAATCTCTACGACGCCTTGCGCCGCATGCAGGTCCCCGCGTGGAGTGAGGCGAATCTCTTTGACGCCCTTTCCGACACGCTCGGCCGGTTGGATGAGGTTGACGGCAAGAAGTCGGTCGTCCTGTTTACGACCGGCCTCGACACCTTCAGTAAATTGACCTACGACAAGATTCTGAAGAGAGTCCAGAACACCGATGTCAGCATTTACCCAGTCAGTTTCGGAGCCTCACAACGCATCATGAATGACGACCGGATGGGTCCCATCAACCGGCTCAATTTTCTGCAGGCCGACAATCAACTGACCACGTTTGCACGGGACACTGGCGGGAAGGCCTATTTCCCCCGCTTCGAAGGGGAATGGCCGGGCATTCTGCAGGATATCATGGCAAACCTGCGCAGCCAGTACTCCATCGGCTATGCCCCCTCCAATCCGGCACGCGACGGGAAATTTCATAAGGTCAAGGTGGACCTGGTCGCGCCCGATGGCGGCCCGCTCAAGGTGGTGGATCAACACGGCAAGACCTTGAAGGTCGACCTGCGATACCGGCCGGGCTATTATGCACCGAAAGCATAG